The following coding sequences are from one Eucalyptus grandis isolate ANBG69807.140 chromosome 11, ASM1654582v1, whole genome shotgun sequence window:
- the LOC104425485 gene encoding transcription termination factor MTEF18, mitochondrial: MRQVQKLRPWSILKWVSSSFLESHSPSLKIRSWPTGFVHGAHNPRLYRTKRPVPAEELAFVAESASRIPVAIRKPAQAALSDYLHSTRGLQFLDADHISRNSPFFLEKLVKRIDVEGDVARLVSRFLRYHPINEFEPFFESMGLRPSEYAPFLPRNIMFLSDNDLLLENYHVLCNCGIERTKMGKIYREAADIFRHEHGVLMAKIRAYEKLGLSQDVMAKVILCSPYILTGEVNLDFLKVIEKLKVLGFELSLIKEQLSENDFCRWNRILEALLALSKMGYTDEQLSRLISQHPGLLFEGSGRWMISLVGFLFKFGSTVDELHKMFLQFPHIKVEKFVSNLRSSFIFFLEIDMEAEEIDRIMRSHPLLLGSLTLKKANSLFTNLNVGKKRLCEIVKENPQTLKNWVIGLRVKPLANNAEDENVHKTRFLLSLGFVEDSNDLKRALKVFRGKRGELQERFDCIMKAGLDRTDVCEMVRVSPQILSQTKEVLEMKINILLNDLKYPLSSLVRFPAYLSFNIERVKLRISMYNWLKNKGLADPLLALSTLVACSDKAFIEQYVNRHPDGIHVWQDLKKTIIHE; encoded by the coding sequence ATGAGACAAGTACAGAAACTCAGACCATGGTCCATTCTCAAATGGGTGTCTTCCAGTTTTCTCGAAAGCCACTCCCCGTCCTTAAAAATCCGATCTTGGCCCACTGGTTTCGTCCATGGCGCTCATAACCCTAGGCTTTACAGGACTAAACGTCCCGTGCCGGCTGAAGAACTTGCCTTTGTCGCGGAATCTGCGAGTAGAATACCCGTCGCTATTCGTAAGCCGGCGCAGGCTGCATTATCGGATTACTTGCATTCCACTAGAGGCCTGCAGTTCTTGGATGCTGATCACATTAGTAGGAACTCCCCCTTCTTTCTTGAGAAGCTTGTTAAGAGGATCGATGTCGAGGGCGATGTCGCTCGGTTGGTTTCGCGATTCTTGCGTTACCATCCTATTAATGAGTTCGAGCCTTTCTTTGAGAGTATGGGTTTAAGGCCCTCTGAATATGCTCCATTCCTTCCGCGCAACATTATGTTCTTGAGCGATAATGATTTGTTGCTGGAGAACTACCATGTATTGTGTAACTGCGGGATTGAGCGCACTAAGATGGGAAAGATCTATAGGGAAGCGGCCGATATATTTCGTCATGAACATGGGGTCTTGATGGCTAAGATTCGAGCTTATGAAAAGTTGGGGCTTAGTCAAGACGTTATGGCCAAGGTAATTCTTTGTAGCCCCTATATTTTGACTGGGGAGgtaaatttggattttcttaagGTGATAGAGAAGTTGAAGGTTTTGGGATTTGAGTTAAGTTTGATAAAGGAGCAGCTTTCTGAAAATGATTTCTGCAGATGGAATAGGATCCTCGAGGCTTTACTTGCATTGAGCAAGATGGGTTACACGGATGAGCAGCTTAGCAGATTAATTAGTCAGCATCCTGGCCTTCTGTTTGAGGGTTCAGGGCGTTGGATGATTTCCCTGGTCGGGTTTCTGTTCAAATTTGGATCTACAGTGGATGAGTTGCATAAAATGTTCCTTCAATTTCCGCACATCAAAGTTGAAAAATTCGTTTCAAACTTGAGGTCGagcttcatctttttcttggAGATTGATATGGAGGCGGAAGAGATTGATAGAATCATGCGTTCTCACCCATTACTATTGGGTTCATTGACTTTGAAAAAAGCCAATAGCTTGTTTACTAATTTAAATGTAGGAAAGAAACGGCTTTGTGAAATCGTCAAGGAAAACCCACAGACACTGAAAAACTGGGTTATTGGGTTGAGAGTCAAACCGTTAGCAAACAATGCTGAGGATGAGAATGTGCACAAGACTAGGTTCTTGTTAAGCTTGGGATTTGTCGAGGATTCAAATGACTTGAAACGTGCCCTCAAGGTGTTCCGTGGCAAGAGAGGAGAGCTTCAAGAGAGATTTGATTGTATCATGAAAGCTGGATTGGATCGGACAGATGTTTGTGAAATGGTCAGAGTATCCCCTCAAATTCTTAGCCAGACAAAGGAGGTGCTAGAGATGAAGATCAATATTCTTCTAAATGACTTGAAGTATCCATTGTCAAGTTTAGTGAGATTTCCAGcttatctttcttttaatattGAAAGGGTTAAGCTTAGGATTTCAATGTATAATTGGTTGAAAAATAAAGGATTGGCTGATCCTCTCTTAGCGTTGAGTACTCTAGTTGCATGCTCAGATAAGGCTTTCATTGAACAATATGTAAATCGCCACCCTGATGGCATTCATGTTTGGCAAGATTTGAAGAAAACAATTATTCATGAGTAA
- the LOC104427519 gene encoding uncharacterized protein LOC104427519, translating to MAVCNLQCEGLTGSSGTPDLAQRKLFIGGLSPDVSSEMLLVFLENMVILKRVLGFGFVTYKTSEAAKRALEDPQKLPGGWSIIVKFADSHGRKTAQPQLPPTMVPMGALMAAGYPQSGKAYPSPDPAGYPYSQAAPAYPGDTYPSPPVAPMPYAVQPQMTYPNLLGRKTSLAYK from the exons ATGGCTGTCTGTAATCTGCAATGTGAGGGACTGACTGGATCAAGTGGTACACCTGATTTAGCTCAGAGGAAGCTCTTTATTGGTGGTTTGTCACCAGACGTCTCTAGTGAGATGCTGCtagtttttttggaaaatatggtgATATTGAAGAGGGTTCT TGGGTTTGGATTTGTAACTTATAAGACATCTGAGGCTGCTAAAAGAGCCCTCGAGGATCCACAAAAGCTACCTGGG ggATGGAGCATAATTGTCAAATTTGCAGATTCACATGGACGCAAAACAGCACAGCCACAGCTACCTCCTACAATGGTTCCAATGGGTGCACTAATGGCAGCAGGATATCCTCAGTCTGGAAAAGCTTATCCTAGCCCTGATCCTGCTGGATATCCTTATTCTCAAGCTGCACCAGCTTACCCAGGTGACACTTACCCTAGCCCTCCTGTGGCACCTATGCCATATGCAGTACAGCCTCAAATGACTTACCCTAACTTGCTGGGGAGAAAGACCAGCTTGGCGTACAAATGA